The following coding sequences lie in one Saimiri boliviensis isolate mSaiBol1 chromosome 6, mSaiBol1.pri, whole genome shotgun sequence genomic window:
- the NDUFC2 gene encoding NADH dehydrogenase [ubiquinone] 1 subunit C2 produces the protein MFYNRQNAHPLRFLPDESRSLPPPSLTDPRILYLGLLGYCSGLLDNYIYRRPILKAGLHRQLLYTTAFYFAGYFLVKRHEYICAVRDRDMFEYERLHPEDFPEEKEKKTYGELFEKFHPIR, from the exons ATGTTTTACAATAGGCAGAACGCACACCCTTTAAGGTTTCTGCCGGATGAGTCCCGGAGCCTGCCCCCGCCCAGCCTGACCGACCCGCGGATCCTCTACTTAGGCCTCTTGGGCTACTGCTCCGGCCTGCTTGACAACTACATCTACCGGAGGCCGATCCTGAAGGCGG GTTTGCATCGCCAGCTTCTATATACTACAGCCTTTTATTTTGCTGGATATTTTCTTGTAAAACGTCATGAATACATATGTGCTGTGAGGGATCGTGACATGTTTGAGTATGAAAGATTACATCCAGAGGATTTTCCTGAagaaaaag agaagaaaacataTGGTGAACTTTTTGAAAAATTCCATCCAATACGTTGA
- the THRSP gene encoding thyroid hormone-inducible hepatic protein — MQVLTKRYPKNSLLTVMDRYSAEVRNMEQVVMIPSLLRDAQLSGLGGPAKARASDLYTYFTMLKAIRMDVDHGLLPREEWQAKVASGEAEDAEKAENGTAETEEVADESASGELELEAQFHLHFSSLHHILTYLTEKAQEVTRKYQEMTGQVQ; from the coding sequence ATGCAGGTGCTAACCAAGCGTTACCCCAAGAACAGCCTGCTGACTGTCATGGACCGGTACTCAGCTGAGGTGCGCAACATGGAGCAGGTGGTAATGATCCCCAGCCTTCTGCGGGACGCACAGCTGAGTGGGCTTGGGGGCCCAGCCAAGGCCAGGGCCTCTGATCTCTACACCTACTTCACTATGCTCAAGGCCATCCGCATGGATGTGGACCATGGGCTGCTGCCACGGGAAGAGTGGCAGGCCAAGGTGGCAAGCGGTGAAGCTGAGGACGCTGAGAAGGCTGAGAATGGAACCGCAGAGACAGAGGAAGTTGCGGATGAGAGTGCCTCAGGAGAGCTGGAGCTGGAAGCCCAGTTCCACCTGCACTTCTCCAGCCTTCATCACATTCTCACATACCTCACTGAGAAAGCCCAGGAGGTGACAAGGAAATACCAGGAAATGACAGGACAGGTCCAGTAG